The following proteins come from a genomic window of Canis aureus isolate CA01 chromosome 3, VMU_Caureus_v.1.0, whole genome shotgun sequence:
- the RPL13 gene encoding large ribosomal subunit protein eL13 has product MAPSRNGMILKPHFHKDWQRRVATWFNQPARKIRRRKARQAKARRIAPRPASGPIRPIVRCPTVRYHTKVRAGRGFSLEELRVAGIHKKVARTIGISVDPRRRNKSTESLQANVQRLKEYRSKLILFPRKPSAPKKGDSSAEELKLATQLTGPVMPIRNVYKKEKARVITEEEKNFKAFASLRMARANARLFGIRAKRAKEAAEQDVEKKK; this is encoded by the exons ATGGCGCCCAGCCGGAATGGCATGATCCTCAAGCCCCACTTCCACAAGGACTGGCAGCGGCGCGTGGCCACGTGGTTCAACCAGCCGGCGCGGAAAATCCGCAG ACGCAAGGCCCGCCAGGCCAAGGCCCGCCGCATCGCCCCGCGGCCTGCGTCAGGGCCCATCCGGCCGATCGTCCGCTGCCCCACGGTGAGGTACCACACGAAGGTGCGGGCCGGCAGGGGCTTCAGCCTGGAGGAGCTCCGG GTGGCCGGCATTCACAAGAAGGTGGCGCGGACCATTGGCATCTCGGTGGACCCGCGGCGGCGAAACAAGTCCACGGAGTCCCTGCAGGCCAACGTGCAGCGGCTCAAGGAATACCGCTCCAAGCTCATCCTCTTCCCCAGGAAGCCTTCAGCCCCCAAGAAGGGCGACAGCTCA GCTGAAGAACTCAAACTGGCAACACAGCTGACAGGACCAGTCATGCCCATACGGAAT GTCTACAAGAAGGAGAAGGCCAGAGTCAtcacagaagaggagaagaaCTTCAAGGCATTTGCCAGCCTCCGCATGGCCCGTGCCAATGCCCGGCTTTTTGGCATCAGGGCAAAAAGGGCCAAGGAAGCTGCAGAACAggatgttgaaaagaaaaaataa